In the Elioraea tepida genome, one interval contains:
- a CDS encoding enoyl-CoA hydratase/isomerase family protein, producing MTESPHIRTEREGEIAVVIFDRPEKRNAFNLAMWQALTATMRRLSADESLRCVVLRGAGSEAFSAGADISAFEAERGTREKEDRYARILHESMQSIRDCIHPTVAMIRGICLGGGAGIATMCDFRVGGEGMRFGITARNLGIWYPYAELDPVVQLAGTAVAAEVFIEGRIFNGREAYEKGLLSRVVPDERVEEEAMALARRIAEGAPLSARFHKRAIIALRGPLPITPEQEAAVNDFVLTEDFQNAFRAFLAKRKPVFRGR from the coding sequence GTGACAGAGAGCCCCCACATCCGCACCGAACGCGAGGGCGAGATCGCCGTCGTGATCTTCGACCGGCCCGAGAAGCGCAACGCCTTCAACCTCGCCATGTGGCAGGCTCTGACCGCGACCATGCGGCGGCTTTCGGCGGACGAGAGCCTGCGCTGCGTGGTGCTGCGCGGCGCTGGCTCCGAGGCCTTCTCGGCGGGGGCGGACATCTCCGCCTTCGAGGCCGAGCGCGGCACCCGCGAGAAGGAGGACCGCTACGCCCGGATCCTCCACGAGAGCATGCAGTCGATCCGCGACTGCATCCACCCGACGGTGGCGATGATCCGCGGCATCTGCTTGGGCGGCGGCGCCGGGATCGCGACCATGTGCGACTTCCGCGTCGGCGGCGAGGGGATGCGCTTCGGCATCACCGCGCGCAATCTCGGCATCTGGTACCCCTACGCCGAGCTCGACCCAGTGGTGCAGCTCGCCGGCACGGCGGTGGCGGCGGAGGTGTTCATCGAGGGGCGGATCTTCAACGGCCGCGAGGCCTACGAGAAGGGCCTCCTGTCCCGCGTCGTGCCGGACGAGCGGGTCGAGGAGGAGGCGATGGCGCTCGCGCGTCGGATCGCCGAAGGCGCGCCTCTCTCGGCCCGCTTCCACAAGCGGGCGATCATCGCCCTGCGCGGCCCGCTGCCGATCACGCCCGAACAGGAAGCGGCCGTGAACGACTTCGTGCTGACGGAGGATTTCCAGAACGCGTTCCGCGCCTTCCTCGCCAAGCGCAAGCCGGTCTTCCGGGGGCGCTGA
- a CDS encoding DNA-3-methyladenine glycosylase family protein: MSEAEPPLPPAERAALRRLFARAPVFAAVERQAGRLPWRTRPPGFPGLLAAIVGQQISNHAAAAIWRRLEALMGGTPTAEALLALPETALRSAGLSGPKIAYARGLAEAVATRRIVPEAFPLMPDEAVIAAISSLRGFGRWSAEIYLLFALGRRDAFPAADLALAASAQALLGLAERPGEKRLRALAEAWAPYRGLAARLLWHHWRHLTSRPAVDS; the protein is encoded by the coding sequence GTGTCAGAGGCCGAACCGCCCCTTCCCCCCGCCGAGCGCGCCGCTCTGCGGCGGCTGTTCGCGCGCGCCCCTGTCTTCGCCGCCGTCGAGCGGCAGGCGGGACGCTTGCCCTGGCGCACCCGCCCGCCTGGGTTTCCGGGCCTGCTCGCCGCGATCGTCGGGCAGCAGATCTCGAACCACGCGGCCGCCGCCATCTGGCGACGCCTCGAGGCGCTGATGGGAGGCACACCGACGGCAGAGGCGCTGCTCGCGCTGCCCGAGACGGCGCTGCGCTCGGCCGGACTGTCGGGGCCGAAGATCGCCTATGCGCGCGGCCTCGCCGAGGCGGTCGCCACACGCCGGATCGTGCCGGAGGCCTTCCCCCTGATGCCCGACGAGGCGGTGATCGCGGCGATCTCCTCGCTCAGGGGCTTCGGGCGCTGGTCGGCCGAGATCTATCTGTTGTTCGCGCTCGGCCGCCGCGACGCTTTCCCAGCCGCAGACCTCGCCCTTGCCGCCTCCGCCCAGGCCCTGTTGGGGCTTGCGGAACGGCCCGGGGAGAAGCGACTGCGCGCGCTTGCCGAGGCCTGGGCGCCGTATCGCGGCCTTGCCGCGCGCCTGTTGTGGCACCACTGGCGGCACCTCACGAGCCGCCCCGCCGTCGACAGTTGA
- a CDS encoding response regulator produces MAEAASHILVVDDDREIRELLARFLEMHGFRVTTARDGRELRRLWPGARFALVVLDLMLPGEDGLALLRFIRGEGRTPVVMLTAMGEETDRIVGLELGADDYLAKPFNPRELLARIRAVLRRADTASERNEAPAATFRFAGWTLETARRRLISPAGVEVPLTGGEYELLATLADRAGRVLTREMLMELLHGRAAGPFDRAIDVAVSRLRRKLDDDARNPALIKTVRGGGYVLAAEVERS; encoded by the coding sequence ATGGCGGAGGCCGCATCCCACATCCTCGTCGTCGACGATGATCGCGAGATCCGCGAGCTGCTCGCGCGGTTCCTCGAGATGCACGGGTTCCGCGTCACCACGGCCCGCGACGGGCGCGAGCTGCGACGCCTCTGGCCTGGCGCGCGCTTCGCCCTCGTGGTGCTCGACCTGATGCTTCCCGGAGAGGACGGGCTTGCGCTTTTGCGTTTCATCCGCGGCGAGGGGCGGACGCCGGTGGTGATGCTCACTGCGATGGGAGAGGAGACCGACCGGATCGTCGGCCTCGAGCTCGGCGCCGATGACTACCTCGCCAAGCCCTTCAATCCCCGCGAGCTGCTCGCGCGGATCCGTGCAGTGCTGCGGCGCGCCGACACGGCGTCGGAGCGTAACGAGGCGCCGGCGGCCACTTTCCGCTTCGCCGGCTGGACGCTCGAGACGGCGCGGCGCCGGCTCATCTCGCCCGCCGGAGTCGAGGTTCCGCTGACGGGAGGCGAGTACGAGCTTCTCGCCACGCTCGCCGACCGTGCGGGGCGAGTGCTCACGCGCGAGATGCTGATGGAGCTTCTGCACGGGCGCGCCGCGGGGCCGTTCGACCGGGCGATCGACGTCGCGGTGAGCCGGCTCAGGCGCAAGCTCGACGACGATGCGCGGAACCCCGCGCTGATCAAGACCGTTCGTGGCGGCGGCTACGTTCTCGCCGCCGAGGTGGAACGGTCGTGA
- a CDS encoding ATP-binding protein, whose protein sequence is MRLRLWPRSIAGRTFLVLLTGLFVAQVIALTIHALDRVEVQRAQQAREAIGRTAALWRTLLMADPSRRDAIARSFDLPEGMTASVDPRPLARDQGILSEPRADRLALGLARIGGPPHLRPREVLVGGSPGRMLTASFQFPDGSWLNVTARPPMPRPWSSPGFLAALAVMTAAVAALSFWAVRRTTRPIRDLAHAAERLGRDVNAPRLPETGPAEVAQAAAAFNTMAERISRFVADRTTMLAAIGHDLRTPITRLRLRAEFVEDEATRAKILADLDEMERMISGTLAFARDEAAAEPMRRLDLAALVRTIADEANDVAGEEVVTVAAPDHLAVEARPLALKRALANLVGNAVAYAGRCMVRLSGPEKGVVSVTVEDEGPGIPEAERERVFQPFHRLEPSRSRETGGIGLGLPIARSILRGHGGDVTLAARSPRGLVVTATLPA, encoded by the coding sequence GTGAGGCTTCGCCTCTGGCCGCGCTCGATCGCAGGACGCACCTTCCTCGTCCTGCTGACTGGCCTGTTCGTCGCGCAGGTGATCGCGCTCACCATCCACGCTCTCGACCGGGTGGAGGTGCAGCGGGCGCAGCAGGCGCGCGAGGCGATCGGCCGAACCGCCGCTCTCTGGCGCACGCTGCTGATGGCCGACCCGTCCCGACGCGATGCGATCGCGCGCAGCTTCGACCTGCCCGAGGGGATGACCGCCTCGGTCGATCCGCGCCCACTCGCGCGCGACCAGGGGATCCTCTCCGAGCCGAGGGCGGATCGGCTCGCGCTGGGCCTCGCCCGGATCGGCGGTCCGCCGCATCTTCGCCCGCGCGAGGTCCTGGTTGGCGGCAGCCCCGGCCGGATGCTGACGGCGAGCTTCCAGTTCCCCGACGGATCGTGGCTCAACGTCACCGCCCGGCCGCCGATGCCGCGGCCCTGGTCCTCGCCAGGCTTCCTCGCCGCGCTCGCGGTGATGACGGCGGCGGTCGCCGCCCTCTCCTTCTGGGCGGTGCGTCGCACCACCCGGCCGATCCGCGACCTCGCTCATGCGGCGGAACGTCTCGGCCGCGATGTGAACGCGCCGCGCCTTCCCGAGACCGGCCCCGCCGAGGTGGCGCAGGCGGCGGCCGCGTTCAACACCATGGCGGAGCGGATCTCCCGTTTCGTCGCCGACCGCACGACCATGCTCGCCGCGATCGGCCATGACCTTCGGACGCCGATCACGCGCCTGCGGCTGCGCGCCGAGTTCGTCGAGGACGAGGCGACGCGGGCGAAGATCCTCGCCGATCTCGACGAGATGGAGCGGATGATCTCCGGCACGCTTGCCTTCGCGCGCGACGAGGCGGCGGCCGAGCCGATGCGCAGGCTCGATCTCGCCGCTCTCGTGCGGACGATCGCCGACGAGGCGAACGACGTCGCCGGCGAGGAGGTGGTGACGGTCGCCGCACCCGATCATCTCGCGGTGGAGGCGCGGCCGCTCGCGCTCAAGCGCGCTCTCGCAAACCTCGTCGGCAACGCGGTGGCCTATGCCGGGCGCTGCATGGTTCGCCTCTCCGGCCCGGAGAAAGGGGTGGTGAGCGTGACGGTCGAGGACGAGGGGCCGGGCATTCCGGAGGCCGAGCGCGAGCGCGTGTTCCAGCCCTTCCACCGTCTCGAGCCGAGCCGCTCGCGCGAGACCGGCGGCATCGGGCTCGGCCTTCCGATCGCGCGGTCGATCCTGCGCGGCCATGGCGGCGATGTCACGCTCGCAGCACGTTCCCCGCGCGGACTGGTCGTGACCGCGACGCTCCCCGCCTGA
- a CDS encoding aspartate/glutamate racemase family protein, with amino-acid sequence MARPRLALIHALRHSPAPIAEAFARLWPEPFLMNLFDDSLSADLARDGRLTPSMTARFLELAAYARRTGAVAILFTCSAFGPCIDAVKAQHPDIPVLKPNEAMIDEALEAAPSGRIGVLATFPATLASIRPEFEEAAARRGAPLSLVEVCAPEALAALDAGDAEAHDRHAAAAAAALAGCEVVALAQVSLARAAAAIAAATGRPVLTTPDSAVLRLRSLLA; translated from the coding sequence ATGGCCCGGCCGCGACTCGCCCTCATCCACGCCCTGCGCCACTCGCCCGCGCCGATCGCGGAGGCCTTCGCGCGGCTGTGGCCCGAGCCGTTCCTGATGAACCTGTTCGATGACAGCCTCTCGGCCGATCTCGCGCGCGACGGCAGGCTGACGCCTTCGATGACCGCCCGCTTCCTCGAGCTTGCGGCCTACGCGCGGCGCACCGGGGCGGTGGCGATCCTGTTCACCTGCTCCGCCTTCGGCCCCTGCATCGATGCGGTGAAGGCCCAGCATCCCGACATTCCGGTCCTGAAACCGAATGAGGCGATGATCGACGAGGCGCTCGAGGCGGCGCCCTCGGGCCGGATCGGGGTGCTCGCCACCTTCCCCGCCACGCTCGCCTCGATCCGGCCTGAGTTCGAGGAGGCCGCCGCCCGCCGCGGCGCTCCGCTCTCCCTCGTCGAGGTCTGCGCTCCAGAGGCGCTCGCCGCCCTCGATGCCGGCGATGCCGAGGCGCATGACCGGCACGCCGCCGCCGCGGCGGCGGCGCTCGCCGGCTGCGAGGTGGTCGCGCTCGCCCAAGTGAGCCTCGCCCGCGCCGCCGCCGCCATCGCCGCCGCCACCGGCCGCCCGGTGTTGACCACGCCCGACAGCGCCGTGCTTCGCCTCCGCTCCCTGCTCGCCTGA
- a CDS encoding MFS transporter, translated as MAASPRLRIVCAVVLCALSMGLRQSFGLFLGPMTAFHGWTASAFAVAIAAQVLLNGVSQPICGNLADRFGGRTVLWSGWGLYALGLAIMAAATSLALFYLGAALVLGIAVSAAGFPIVMAGLSRLLPPELRGRATGLATAGSSFGQFSVVPIVQAGIDLFGWQGALYAMAAAAILAMPLALPLADRPNPQHEGRPQGAAQALREALLTAHFWCLFFGFFVCGLHVSFLTVHLPGFVAACGLHPSWGANAIAIIGLFNILGAMISGELSSRWRRRELLVVIYGGRAVVMLAFHLGPKTEATLALFSALMGLLWLSTVPPTVRLVARRFGTQWLATIFGLVFLGHQIGGFTGASLAGVIWDRTRRYDAMWVIAILAGGLAALVNLPVRDPRTPAPARA; from the coding sequence ATGGCCGCCTCGCCCCGACTTCGCATCGTCTGCGCCGTCGTGCTCTGCGCTCTCTCGATGGGGCTGAGGCAGAGCTTCGGCCTGTTTCTCGGGCCGATGACCGCCTTCCACGGCTGGACGGCATCGGCCTTCGCGGTCGCGATCGCCGCGCAGGTGCTGCTCAACGGCGTGAGCCAGCCGATCTGCGGCAACCTGGCTGACCGGTTCGGCGGCCGAACCGTTCTGTGGAGCGGCTGGGGCCTCTACGCGCTCGGCCTTGCGATCATGGCGGCGGCGACCTCGCTCGCCCTCTTCTACCTCGGCGCGGCGCTCGTGCTCGGCATCGCCGTCTCGGCCGCCGGCTTCCCGATCGTGATGGCGGGGCTATCGCGCCTTCTGCCGCCCGAGCTGCGCGGCCGCGCCACCGGGCTCGCCACGGCCGGTTCCTCTTTCGGCCAGTTCTCGGTGGTGCCGATCGTGCAGGCGGGGATTGACCTCTTCGGCTGGCAGGGCGCCCTCTACGCGATGGCGGCGGCGGCGATCCTTGCGATGCCGCTCGCTCTCCCGCTCGCCGACCGCCCGAACCCGCAGCACGAGGGGCGGCCGCAGGGCGCGGCACAGGCGCTGCGCGAGGCACTTTTGACCGCGCATTTCTGGTGCCTCTTCTTCGGCTTCTTCGTCTGCGGGCTGCACGTCTCGTTCCTGACCGTGCACCTGCCGGGCTTCGTCGCCGCCTGCGGGCTCCATCCGTCCTGGGGGGCGAACGCGATCGCGATCATCGGCCTGTTCAACATTCTCGGCGCGATGATCTCGGGCGAGCTCTCGAGCCGCTGGCGGCGGCGCGAGTTGCTTGTCGTCATCTATGGCGGGCGGGCCGTGGTGATGCTCGCCTTCCATCTGGGGCCGAAGACCGAGGCTACGCTCGCGCTCTTCTCTGCGCTGATGGGGCTGTTATGGCTCTCGACGGTGCCGCCGACCGTCCGGCTCGTCGCGCGGCGGTTCGGCACGCAGTGGCTCGCCACGATCTTCGGCCTCGTCTTCCTCGGCCACCAGATCGGGGGTTTCACCGGCGCGTCGCTCGCCGGCGTGATCTGGGATCGCACAAGACGCTATGACGCAATGTGGGTGATCGCGATCCTCGCCGGCGGCCTCGCCGCGCTCGTGAACCTCCCCGTGCGCGACCCCCGCACGCCCGCCCCCGCACGCGCCTGA
- a CDS encoding YqaA family protein: MELPGLRHLYDWTLRLAAHPQAQLWLAIISFAESSVFPVPPDVILAPMAVARPDRWWRSAVICTAASAAGGVFGYLIGWGLYETVAVPIIDAYRLHEANERFRALYLRYDWLVVAIAGFTPIPYKLATIASGAVGMGIVPFLVASIASRGARFFMVAFVAAKLGPPVLAMIERRLTFFTILFLVLLVGGFVVVRLF, translated from the coding sequence TTGGAACTCCCCGGCCTCCGGCACCTCTACGACTGGACGCTCAGGCTCGCCGCGCACCCGCAGGCGCAGCTTTGGCTTGCGATCATCTCCTTCGCCGAGTCGAGCGTCTTTCCCGTCCCGCCCGATGTGATCCTCGCGCCGATGGCGGTCGCCCGGCCGGACCGTTGGTGGCGCTCGGCGGTGATCTGCACCGCGGCGTCGGCGGCGGGCGGCGTGTTCGGCTACCTGATCGGCTGGGGCCTCTACGAGACGGTCGCTGTGCCGATCATCGACGCCTACCGGCTGCACGAGGCGAACGAGCGGTTCCGCGCGCTCTATCTGCGCTACGACTGGCTTGTGGTCGCCATCGCTGGGTTCACGCCGATCCCCTACAAGCTCGCGACCATCGCCTCGGGCGCCGTCGGGATGGGAATCGTTCCGTTCCTGGTCGCCTCGATCGCGAGCCGTGGCGCGCGCTTCTTCATGGTGGCGTTCGTCGCGGCGAAGCTCGGTCCGCCGGTGCTCGCCATGATCGAGAGGCGGCTGACCTTCTTCACGATCCTGTTCCTGGTGCTGCTCGTCGGCGGCTTCGTGGTGGTGCGGCTCTTTTGA
- a CDS encoding propionyl-CoA synthetase, with translation MTGSIQKTGYDEAYAAWRADPFGWWAERARALAWDRPPRTVFDPSLGPYGRWFPDGMLNTCHNALDRHVEAGRGGQAALIWDSPMTGRKQTLTYAELTGRVARVAGVLAALGVRRGDRVIIYMPMVPEAVIAMLACARLGAIHSVVFGGFAAAELAARIADAAPKAILSASCGLEPGRTVAYKPLLDAAIALSPHKPEACLILQRADLEAPMTPGRDHDWADAEANASPHACVPVAATDPLYILYTSGTTGRPKGIVRDTGGHAVALLNSMSMLYGVGAGDVFWAASDVGWVVGHSYIVYGPLLAGCTTIVYEGKPVGTPDAGAFWRVCDEHRVKALFTAPTALRAIKREDPDGALMRRYDLSRLEALFLAGERCDPDTILWASRLLGRPVIDHWWQTETGWAITGNFRGLGLFPVKPGSGGKPSPGFEVAVLDEASRPLPPGTIGDLALKLPLPPSCLPTLWNNDTGFREAYLDRHLGWYTTADAGMIDEEGYVSVMSRTDDIINVAGHRLSTGAMEEVLAAHPDVAECAVVGVHDALKGQVPLGLVVVKAGVAKDEATLERELVAMVRDRIGPVASFKSARIVPRLPKTRSGKVLQATIRKIADGQPYAVPPTIDDPASLEEISALIAPR, from the coding sequence ATGACGGGGTCGATCCAGAAGACCGGGTATGACGAGGCCTACGCCGCCTGGCGGGCCGACCCCTTCGGCTGGTGGGCGGAGCGTGCGCGCGCTCTCGCCTGGGATCGGCCGCCGCGAACCGTCTTCGACCCCTCGCTCGGCCCCTATGGCCGCTGGTTCCCCGACGGCATGCTGAACACCTGCCACAACGCGCTCGACCGCCACGTCGAGGCGGGCCGCGGCGGGCAGGCGGCGCTGATCTGGGACAGCCCGATGACCGGGCGGAAGCAGACTCTGACCTACGCCGAGCTCACCGGCCGTGTTGCCCGCGTCGCCGGCGTTCTCGCCGCGCTCGGTGTCCGCCGCGGCGACCGCGTGATCATCTACATGCCGATGGTGCCCGAGGCGGTGATCGCGATGCTCGCCTGCGCGCGGCTCGGCGCCATCCACTCGGTGGTGTTCGGCGGCTTCGCCGCGGCCGAGCTCGCCGCGCGGATCGCCGACGCCGCGCCGAAGGCGATCCTCTCCGCCTCCTGCGGGCTCGAGCCCGGGCGCACGGTCGCCTACAAGCCGCTGCTCGATGCCGCGATCGCGCTGTCGCCGCACAAGCCCGAGGCCTGCCTGATCCTGCAGCGGGCCGACCTCGAGGCGCCGATGACGCCCGGGCGCGACCACGACTGGGCCGATGCGGAAGCGAACGCATCGCCGCACGCCTGCGTGCCGGTGGCGGCGACCGACCCGCTCTACATCCTCTACACCTCCGGAACGACCGGGCGGCCGAAGGGCATCGTCCGCGACACTGGCGGGCATGCCGTGGCGCTGTTGAACTCGATGTCGATGCTCTACGGCGTCGGCGCGGGGGATGTGTTCTGGGCGGCCTCCGATGTCGGCTGGGTGGTCGGCCACAGCTACATCGTCTATGGCCCTCTGCTCGCCGGCTGCACCACCATTGTCTACGAGGGCAAGCCGGTCGGCACGCCCGACGCCGGGGCGTTCTGGCGGGTGTGCGACGAGCACCGGGTGAAGGCGCTGTTCACGGCGCCGACGGCGCTGCGCGCGATCAAGCGCGAGGATCCGGACGGGGCGCTGATGCGCCGCTACGACCTCTCGCGCCTCGAGGCTCTGTTCCTTGCCGGAGAACGATGCGACCCCGACACGATCCTCTGGGCCTCGCGCCTGCTCGGCAGGCCGGTGATCGACCACTGGTGGCAGACCGAGACCGGCTGGGCCATCACCGGCAATTTCCGGGGCTTGGGCCTGTTCCCGGTCAAGCCCGGCTCGGGCGGCAAGCCCTCCCCGGGCTTCGAGGTCGCGGTGCTCGACGAGGCGAGCCGGCCGCTTCCGCCCGGCACGATCGGCGACCTCGCGCTGAAGCTGCCTCTGCCGCCGTCCTGCCTGCCGACGCTGTGGAACAACGACACGGGCTTCCGCGAGGCCTATCTCGACCGCCACCTTGGCTGGTACACGACCGCCGACGCCGGGATGATCGACGAGGAGGGCTACGTCTCGGTGATGAGCCGGACCGACGACATCATCAATGTCGCCGGCCACCGGCTCTCGACCGGCGCGATGGAGGAGGTGCTCGCCGCGCATCCCGATGTCGCCGAGTGCGCCGTCGTCGGCGTGCATGACGCGCTCAAGGGCCAGGTGCCGCTCGGCCTCGTCGTGGTCAAGGCCGGAGTCGCGAAGGACGAGGCGACGCTCGAGCGCGAGCTCGTGGCGATGGTGCGTGACCGGATCGGCCCCGTGGCGTCGTTTAAGTCGGCGCGGATCGTGCCGCGCCTGCCGAAGACGCGCTCGGGCAAGGTGCTCCAGGCGACGATCAGGAAGATCGCCGACGGTCAGCCCTACGCCGTGCCGCCGACGATCGACGACCCCGCGAGCCTCGAGGAGATCAGCGCGCTGATCGCGCCGCGGTGA
- a CDS encoding 3'-5' exonuclease: MLAPNAEERHRRHGETLLLPAGPLAQCRFVVFDLETTGLSPSYGDRIVSIGAVRVEGGAILDGDRFATFAQPGRPIPPASTAIHGLTEAMVAHAPRWPEAVRAFQAYVGDAVLVAHNAAFDLAYLHAAEAQTGVRFTNPVLCSLLLSQWLDPDEKAHDLDSLAARHGVVIHGRHDALGDAEATALLFCSLLRRAEARRVTSLEELFRKTRMRERIAEAAARF, encoded by the coding sequence GTGCTCGCGCCGAACGCGGAGGAGCGCCACCGTCGCCACGGCGAGACGCTGCTTCTTCCGGCCGGTCCGCTCGCCCAATGCCGCTTTGTCGTGTTCGATCTCGAAACGACGGGCCTCTCGCCGAGCTACGGCGACCGCATCGTCTCGATCGGCGCGGTGCGGGTGGAGGGGGGAGCGATCCTGGACGGCGACCGGTTCGCGACCTTCGCGCAGCCGGGACGGCCGATCCCGCCCGCGAGCACGGCGATTCATGGGCTCACGGAGGCGATGGTGGCGCACGCTCCGCGCTGGCCCGAGGCGGTGCGGGCCTTCCAGGCCTATGTCGGGGACGCCGTGCTCGTCGCCCACAACGCCGCGTTCGACCTCGCCTATCTGCACGCGGCCGAGGCGCAGACTGGGGTGCGCTTCACCAACCCGGTGCTCTGCAGCCTGCTTCTCTCGCAGTGGCTCGACCCGGACGAGAAAGCGCACGATCTCGACTCTCTCGCGGCACGGCATGGTGTTGTCATCCACGGGCGACACGACGCGCTCGGCGATGCGGAGGCGACGGCGCTCCTGTTCTGCTCGCTGTTGCGTCGCGCCGAGGCACGGCGCGTCACCTCGCTCGAGGAACTGTTCCGGAAGACGCGTATGCGCGAGCGGATCGCCGAGGCCGCGGCGCGGTTCTGA
- a CDS encoding LOG family protein: MPPSLNAVAVFCGSRLGNDPRHREAAATLGRALAGAGIRLIYGGGRVGLMGVLADACLAAGGTVTGVIPTFLARREVEHEGLTELIETSSMHARKAIMAERADAFVTLPGGLGTYDETIEIITWRQLGLHDKPIVLCDVAGSAAPLVAALEAAIGMGFAGLETRSLYALARGAEAVLPLLATLAPGSRTAAGLT, from the coding sequence ATGCCCCCCTCCCTCAACGCCGTCGCCGTGTTCTGCGGCTCGCGCCTCGGCAACGACCCGCGCCACCGAGAAGCCGCGGCGACCCTTGGCCGGGCGCTGGCCGGTGCGGGCATCCGGCTGATCTACGGCGGCGGCAGGGTCGGGCTGATGGGCGTGCTCGCCGATGCCTGCCTCGCGGCCGGCGGCACGGTCACCGGCGTGATCCCGACCTTCCTTGCCCGGCGCGAGGTCGAGCACGAGGGGCTGACCGAGCTCATCGAGACCAGTTCGATGCACGCGCGCAAGGCGATCATGGCCGAGCGGGCGGATGCCTTCGTGACGCTACCCGGGGGCCTGGGCACCTACGACGAGACGATCGAGATCATCACCTGGCGGCAGCTCGGCCTGCACGACAAGCCGATCGTGCTCTGCGATGTCGCGGGCTCGGCCGCGCCGCTCGTCGCCGCCCTTGAGGCGGCGATCGGCATGGGCTTCGCCGGGCTGGAGACGCGCAGCCTCTACGCGCTGGCGCGCGGTGCCGAGGCGGTCCTGCCGCTGCTCGCCACCCTCGCCCCCGGCAGCCGGACCGCGGCCGGCCTCACCTGA
- a CDS encoding c-type cytochrome, with the protein MMPTTLARLAVVASLAAVLAAPAGLAQGDVIATRKDGFKGMAANMEAIQKIVEGRQPAAGAIAPARAIAAHAPSIVTLFPPGSDRGDTRALPSIWSDRAGFERVAAAFVTQANALVAAAESGDSAQLARALQATGQACGACHRPYRMPR; encoded by the coding sequence ATGATGCCGACCACGCTTGCCCGCCTCGCCGTCGTTGCCAGCCTCGCCGCCGTCCTCGCCGCTCCGGCAGGCCTCGCGCAAGGTGACGTGATCGCCACCCGAAAGGACGGGTTCAAGGGAATGGCCGCGAACATGGAGGCGATCCAGAAGATCGTCGAGGGCAGGCAGCCGGCGGCAGGTGCCATCGCGCCGGCGCGTGCGATCGCGGCGCACGCACCGTCGATCGTCACCCTCTTCCCGCCCGGGAGCGACCGTGGCGACACCCGGGCCCTGCCCTCGATCTGGTCCGACCGTGCCGGCTTCGAGCGCGTCGCCGCCGCCTTCGTCACGCAGGCGAACGCGCTTGTCGCTGCGGCCGAGAGCGGCGATTCGGCACAGCTCGCTCGCGCCCTGCAGGCGACCGGTCAAGCCTGCGGCGCCTGCCACCGCCCCTACCGCATGCCGCGCTGA
- a CDS encoding cytochrome b/b6 domain-containing protein, with translation MRDGEIRLRPVPVWDLPVRVFHWALVVAIIGSVTTVQLHWMEEHALFGYAILTLVIWRVLWGFLGSENAQFAAFLKGPSAVAAHLSHLIRRSPDRETSHNPLGGWAVVVLLALLGAQATTGLFANDDILFRGPLAATVGKAMSDRITSWHYTIKNVLIAMIALHLFAALFYRLWPRHRLVEAMVTGRKILPEDVAAPAHAGVLRGLLLLALSAAAVRGIVTLG, from the coding sequence ATGCGCGATGGCGAGATCAGGCTTCGGCCGGTGCCGGTCTGGGACCTGCCGGTGCGCGTGTTCCACTGGGCGCTCGTGGTGGCGATCATCGGCAGCGTCACGACAGTGCAGCTGCACTGGATGGAGGAGCACGCCCTGTTCGGCTACGCCATCCTCACGCTCGTGATCTGGCGCGTACTGTGGGGTTTCTTAGGCAGCGAGAACGCCCAGTTCGCCGCGTTCCTCAAGGGGCCGAGTGCGGTGGCTGCGCATCTTTCGCACCTGATCCGCCGCTCGCCGGACCGCGAGACGAGCCACAACCCCTTGGGCGGCTGGGCAGTGGTGGTTCTACTCGCGCTCCTCGGCGCGCAGGCGACGACCGGGCTGTTCGCCAATGACGACATCCTGTTCCGGGGGCCGCTCGCCGCGACCGTCGGCAAGGCGATGTCCGACCGGATAACCTCCTGGCACTACACGATCAAGAACGTCCTGATCGCGATGATCGCGCTGCATTTGTTCGCGGCACTGTTCTATCGGCTCTGGCCGCGGCATCGCCTTGTCGAGGCGATGGTCACCGGCCGCAAGATCCTGCCCGAAGACGTGGCCGCGCCGGCGCATGCCGGCGTGCTCCGGGGGCTGCTTCTGCTCGCCCTGTCGGCGGCAGCGGTGCGGGGGATCGTGACCTTGGGCTGA